The following proteins are encoded in a genomic region of Leptolyngbya ohadii IS1:
- a CDS encoding PAS domain S-box protein, giving the protein MNGFAQLLVSLTEEELLSQFVEPIAIYSRQGDCLYKSKRFLSTLWETNTDEKGFSRVANPSSHLYDYWQSALQQNVCEFIESQLFCSFHTMPGAETVVLRIQKCPLRLIVNSINYAAAVVNQRSEIVYYNQQFVDLLGIQPPDSFQLNQLIHPEDRNVDRSRWTDLIEGKIAAYNIEKRFLCGEQGMVWANAHIQSVAPEEVPGTDLFYTVILEDISENKANYEALILDHHRWKIFLSNQLNLFFQTNLNGRIYSASNAVVTTLGYPQEALKGMQIADLVHPRDRANFLRFLKLWGQPEHPSIMIECCFQKYRSHKEVYLYIHGQRLTGTGTVADSGIIFYAVDITERKQLEQENQAKEERYRSLVSNLPGAVYRYWSNLSEDYYAFEVISPEIERITGYAAHEFLSNPHLYQSLIVKDDRTIIEQAIARAVALQEPFAVEYQIQDALGHLRWVQDRARCVVSESGTLQWIDGVLLDVTEQKQSEELLRAVFEQAAVGINLMDQQGNLIRVNQKQCEMLGYSESELVGLPAIDLTLPEEQEQKQKILQDLLNGKIESYSADKLDVKKNGELLWVTITMSAIRERNQLKYVVTIVQDITERKWAEAQLREQEAQLQAIYESSPIGIAATDYEGKYLCANPAYQKIMGYDTDQLQQMSFHDLTYPEDLIPDAELYQKVVDGETSTYQIEKRYVRADGSVFWGRLTVAAVERPDGQVQFSFALVEDFDKQKQAEQSASHFLQLLRSSLELSTDGILLLDLHWHLIHYNQKFIELWEMSEDVLKLQDDWQLVNAMQERVVNPEAFVAQIQEEYNSPHIEDVREWQLVNGKTYLRISRPQVIDGQIAGRVVSYRETESFRQ; this is encoded by the coding sequence ATGAATGGATTTGCTCAATTGCTTGTATCTCTTACGGAGGAGGAGCTTTTAAGCCAGTTTGTAGAGCCGATCGCCATCTATAGCCGACAGGGAGATTGCCTGTATAAAAGCAAACGATTTTTAAGCACACTCTGGGAGACGAATACCGATGAGAAAGGGTTCTCCAGGGTAGCTAATCCCAGTTCGCACCTATACGACTACTGGCAGTCTGCCCTCCAGCAAAACGTCTGCGAGTTCATAGAATCACAACTGTTTTGCTCTTTCCACACCATGCCGGGGGCTGAAACAGTGGTTCTTAGAATTCAAAAGTGCCCATTACGGCTCATTGTCAATAGTATCAACTATGCAGCAGCCGTCGTCAATCAGCGGTCAGAGATCGTTTACTACAATCAGCAGTTTGTTGATCTATTAGGAATTCAGCCACCTGATTCATTCCAACTCAATCAACTGATACATCCAGAAGATCGCAATGTCGATCGATCGCGCTGGACAGATCTGATTGAAGGCAAAATCGCTGCCTATAACATTGAGAAGCGTTTTCTCTGTGGAGAGCAGGGAATGGTCTGGGCAAATGCTCATATTCAAAGCGTTGCCCCAGAAGAAGTACCTGGAACAGATTTGTTTTACACCGTCATTCTCGAAGATATTTCAGAGAACAAGGCAAACTATGAAGCCCTGATTTTAGATCATCATCGGTGGAAGATTTTTCTATCGAATCAACTGAACCTGTTTTTCCAGACGAATCTAAACGGTCGAATTTATTCGGCAAGCAATGCGGTTGTGACCACGTTGGGATACCCCCAGGAAGCCCTCAAAGGAATGCAGATTGCGGATCTGGTACATCCCAGAGATCGGGCTAATTTCCTCAGATTCCTGAAACTTTGGGGTCAGCCAGAGCATCCGTCAATCATGATTGAGTGCTGTTTTCAGAAATATCGCTCTCACAAGGAGGTTTATCTCTATATTCACGGGCAACGTCTCACAGGCACAGGAACCGTGGCAGATTCAGGCATCATTTTTTATGCCGTCGATATTACAGAGCGAAAACAGCTAGAGCAAGAGAATCAAGCCAAAGAAGAACGGTATCGATCGCTGGTGTCTAATCTTCCCGGAGCCGTGTATCGCTACTGGAGTAATTTATCAGAGGACTATTATGCCTTTGAGGTCATCAGCCCAGAGATTGAGCGGATTACAGGCTATGCCGCGCACGAATTCTTGAGCAATCCACACCTTTATCAAAGTTTGATTGTAAAAGACGATCGGACGATCATCGAACAGGCTATCGCCAGAGCCGTAGCATTGCAGGAACCGTTTGCCGTTGAGTATCAAATTCAAGATGCTTTGGGTCATTTGCGTTGGGTACAGGATCGCGCTCGGTGTGTGGTGAGTGAATCGGGGACACTGCAATGGATTGATGGGGTTTTGCTCGATGTGACTGAGCAGAAACAGTCTGAAGAACTGCTGCGGGCTGTTTTTGAACAGGCTGCGGTCGGGATCAACCTGATGGATCAACAGGGCAATCTAATCCGAGTGAACCAGAAGCAGTGCGAAATGCTGGGCTACTCTGAATCGGAACTGGTTGGGCTTCCAGCAATTGATTTGACGCTGCCAGAGGAGCAAGAACAGAAACAGAAAATTTTGCAAGACCTGCTCAACGGCAAAATAGAAAGCTATTCAGCCGATAAGCTTGATGTGAAAAAGAATGGCGAGTTGTTGTGGGTCACAATCACGATGTCAGCCATTCGGGAACGCAACCAACTGAAATACGTGGTGACGATCGTTCAAGATATCACTGAGCGAAAATGGGCAGAGGCACAACTGAGGGAGCAAGAAGCACAGCTTCAGGCAATTTATGAATCGTCTCCCATTGGGATTGCCGCAACCGATTATGAAGGGAAATACCTTTGCGCGAATCCGGCATATCAGAAAATTATGGGCTACGACACGGATCAGCTTCAGCAGATGAGCTTTCACGATCTGACATACCCGGAGGATCTAATCCCCGATGCGGAACTGTACCAGAAGGTTGTGGACGGGGAAACCAGCACTTACCAGATTGAAAAACGATACGTTCGTGCAGACGGGTCAGTTTTCTGGGGACGCTTGACGGTTGCCGCTGTCGAACGACCCGATGGACAGGTTCAATTTTCATTTGCCCTGGTCGAAGACTTTGACAAGCAGAAGCAGGCAGAGCAATCGGCTTCCCACTTCCTGCAATTGCTGAGAAGCAGCCTGGAGCTATCCACAGACGGAATTCTGCTGCTGGACTTACATTGGCATCTCATTCACTACAACCAGAAATTCATTGAGTTGTGGGAGATGTCTGAGGATGTGCTGAAACTGCAAGACGACTGGCAACTGGTGAATGCTATGCAGGAGCGCGTCGTTAATCCTGAAGCGTTCGTTGCTCAAATTCAGGAGGAGTACAATTCTCCCCATATCGAGGATGTGAGGGAGTGGCAATTAGTCAACGGCAAAACCTACCTGCGGATCTCGCGTCCACAAGTTATTGACGGTCAGATTGCAGGACGAGTTGTTTCCTATAGGGAAACTGAATCCTTCCGACAGTAG
- a CDS encoding peptidase domain-containing ABC transporter produces the protein MRALPIEEPTVIQPAVQDSLLRHLDPTTLDELLGSATLQTFEVGETLSPEGQLPAMTHILLTGRARALGDSQSGKPTIQTLQPGTCIGWEPLLRRVPYGSVRAASLEEDVQTLAIPSDRIEAILPLLLPILEAEISLLEVYDLLDRFLGRLANRSVLPSTKDLADYLLRVKAIKVCHWFVGDPSPLAPEFLWLVSGGSVRGDQIGRSVLDVEQIRLDDSLIYPIRLVGVDRPTIAVILQTESLPLDPQHTIATEPEAIQTLSRLEALLQPPSTEIPLPSESPHYPGRTAREDTLAEATVVAFWNLTDLLKLPFRHQLLRSRVKGIDQKPDRLDFYSKIAEGFHMDALQIHFSASPGGFRRIQCPALLELDGKPCILYDVGSEAEGDVLTLAHPAWGVQTLPIEDVLPQLESLDQDGTLVEALVFSRKPGAAVRQFGWKWVLPYVKPEAKSLLLVLVASIFVQVLGLATPLLTQQIIDKVIINGSAGALPAFGILMLSLSIAQSVLDISRNFIFNSVSNRVDVQIASYTLRHLLRLPLSFFQRYPVGELSSRISELETIRSFLTSQFLTVIMDVLFSLIYIVVMLSYSPILTLCTLLTIPVILAITLFGASSVRDLYKQRADKNSALQSYLIETLNGVFTVKAQHREQFVEATWNDQYLKYLEVSFRSTMTSRVYGSINTLANTLSSLVVLWVGGLLAVQGDLTLGGLIAFRIIAGYVTGPLLRLAQLSERVQEVQLSINRLADVIDTTEEFSETDAHQLSLPPVIGKVELKNVSFGFQSTGEMQLSDVSLTVEPGQFVGLVGLSGSGKSTLVKLLNRLYVPQKGVITIDDYDINKVTLDSLRQQVGMVPQEPLLFDASVRDNIDYEGIYTDAQVIEAAQLAEAHDFIEKLPQGYATPVGERGSRLSGGQRQRIAIAQVILQNPRLVILDEATSALDYETERRVVANLMKVFKGKTVFCITHRLANLRQADQIFYLQSGAIVERGTHVELMAQRQLYYTLYSQQSKGD, from the coding sequence GTGAGGGCATTGCCGATCGAAGAACCGACTGTGATTCAGCCTGCGGTGCAGGACTCTTTACTGCGCCATTTAGACCCTACGACCCTGGATGAATTGCTCGGCTCTGCTACGCTTCAAACGTTTGAAGTGGGGGAAACGCTTTCTCCAGAGGGGCAACTTCCGGCGATGACCCATATTCTACTGACGGGACGGGCACGGGCGCTAGGAGATAGTCAATCAGGCAAGCCCACGATCCAAACCCTTCAGCCCGGAACCTGCATTGGTTGGGAACCTCTGTTGCGCCGGGTTCCTTATGGTAGTGTTCGCGCTGCCAGCCTTGAAGAAGATGTACAGACGCTTGCGATTCCCTCCGATCGGATAGAGGCAATCCTGCCCCTGCTGTTACCCATTCTAGAAGCTGAAATTAGCCTGCTAGAGGTCTATGATTTGCTGGATCGCTTTTTGGGGCGACTGGCAAACCGTAGCGTTTTACCCAGCACCAAAGACCTTGCAGACTATCTGCTTCGTGTGAAAGCAATTAAGGTGTGCCACTGGTTTGTGGGTGATCCTAGTCCGCTCGCGCCAGAATTTCTTTGGCTGGTAAGCGGCGGCAGTGTCCGAGGAGATCAGATTGGGCGATCGGTGCTGGATGTTGAGCAGATCAGGCTTGACGATTCTTTGATTTATCCCATTCGTCTTGTCGGAGTCGATCGCCCAACGATCGCAGTCATCCTGCAAACGGAATCCCTACCGCTTGACCCTCAGCACACCATCGCAACTGAGCCGGAAGCAATTCAAACGCTGTCCCGTCTGGAGGCTTTGCTGCAACCGCCTTCAACAGAGATACCACTTCCTTCAGAGTCCCCTCACTATCCAGGGCGTACAGCGCGAGAAGACACGCTGGCAGAAGCGACTGTCGTTGCCTTCTGGAACCTCACCGATTTATTGAAGCTGCCCTTTCGACACCAGCTATTGCGGAGCCGGGTTAAAGGCATTGATCAAAAACCAGATCGGTTAGATTTTTACAGCAAGATTGCAGAAGGCTTCCACATGGATGCCCTGCAAATTCATTTCTCTGCCAGTCCTGGGGGATTCAGACGCATTCAGTGTCCAGCCCTGCTGGAGTTGGATGGGAAGCCCTGCATTCTCTATGACGTAGGAAGTGAAGCAGAAGGCGATGTTCTGACTCTGGCACATCCAGCCTGGGGCGTTCAGACATTGCCCATTGAGGATGTGCTGCCGCAGCTTGAGAGCCTGGATCAAGACGGAACGCTGGTCGAAGCTCTCGTGTTTTCGCGCAAGCCTGGAGCTGCGGTGCGGCAATTTGGCTGGAAGTGGGTCTTGCCCTATGTCAAGCCAGAAGCCAAGTCCCTTTTGCTTGTCCTGGTTGCCAGCATTTTTGTACAGGTATTGGGGTTAGCGACACCCCTATTGACGCAGCAGATTATTGACAAGGTAATTATTAACGGATCTGCCGGAGCTTTACCCGCTTTTGGCATCCTCATGCTGAGTTTGAGCATCGCTCAGTCAGTGCTGGACATTTCCCGCAACTTTATCTTTAACAGCGTCTCGAATCGAGTAGATGTGCAAATTGCAAGCTATACGCTGCGTCACCTGCTACGACTGCCCCTCTCCTTTTTCCAGCGATACCCTGTGGGGGAATTATCAAGCCGGATCAGTGAACTGGAAACCATTCGATCGTTCCTGACCAGCCAGTTTCTCACAGTCATCATGGATGTGCTGTTCTCACTGATCTACATCGTGGTCATGCTGAGTTACAGCCCCATACTCACCCTTTGTACGCTGCTGACCATTCCGGTCATTCTCGCAATCACCCTGTTCGGTGCGTCTTCAGTGCGGGATCTGTACAAGCAACGGGCTGACAAGAATTCAGCGTTGCAAAGCTATCTGATTGAAACCCTCAATGGGGTGTTTACGGTGAAAGCACAGCACCGGGAACAGTTCGTGGAAGCCACATGGAATGACCAGTATCTCAAATATCTGGAAGTCAGCTTTCGTTCGACGATGACCAGTCGCGTCTATGGTTCGATCAACACGCTGGCAAATACGCTCAGCAGTTTGGTCGTGCTGTGGGTGGGTGGACTTTTGGCTGTGCAGGGCGACTTAACGCTGGGTGGACTGATTGCCTTCCGAATTATTGCTGGATACGTGACCGGACCACTGCTGCGGCTGGCTCAACTTTCCGAGCGGGTGCAGGAAGTCCAGCTTTCAATCAATCGCCTCGCGGATGTAATTGATACCACTGAAGAATTCTCAGAAACAGACGCACATCAGCTAAGCCTGCCGCCTGTGATCGGCAAAGTTGAACTAAAAAATGTCTCCTTCGGATTCCAGTCAACCGGAGAGATGCAGCTTTCCGATGTCTCCCTCACGGTTGAGCCAGGGCAATTCGTCGGCTTGGTGGGACTCAGCGGCTCTGGCAAATCGACGCTCGTGAAGCTCCTGAATCGCCTCTACGTGCCCCAAAAAGGCGTAATTACGATCGATGACTATGACATCAACAAAGTGACCCTTGACTCACTGCGGCAGCAGGTGGGCATGGTTCCCCAGGAACCGCTGCTGTTTGATGCGTCAGTCAGAGACAACATCGATTATGAGGGCATTTATACCGACGCTCAGGTGATTGAGGCGGCTCAACTGGCGGAAGCCCACGACTTTATCGAGAAACTGCCTCAAGGCTACGCCACGCCCGTTGGGGAAAGAGGATCACGGTTATCCGGTGGGCAACGTCAGCGAATTGCGATTGCTCAAGTGATTTTGCAGAACCCCAGGTTAGTGATTTTAGATGAAGCGACCAGTGCCCTGGACTATGAAACTGAGCGGCGAGTCGTGGCGAACCTGATGAAAGTGTTCAAGGGTAAGACCGTGTTTTGCATCACCCATAGACTCGCTAATCTGCGGCAGGCAGACCAGATTTTCTACTTGCAGTCGGGCGCGATTGTTGAGCGTGGCACTCACGTTGAACTGATGGCGCAGCGACAGCTTTACTACACGCTTTATTCCCAGCAATCCAAAGGAGATTAA
- a CDS encoding PAS domain-containing protein: MLHFVRNHLIAACLTADGFVVNCTPKYQALFGSDSCFDDFVHPDDVYQDVELKQQLVAGNINEFRVEKRLVDQSGQEHWFEVETSLLQAAADNGEPIFAVILTDITENRKIYDALLWNEKRWRDLVNHSLLLFFQCDIGANLLYFTPRVAQLLGIKANEWIERSITDLIHPDDLDEFEQFFISNLNGNSSSYICRFRTQDAGWVELKLKAQVNDSESGIILHAQDLSVQFTLAGQLQFYRFQYKALLTELSQMISI, from the coding sequence TTGCTTCACTTCGTTCGCAACCATCTCATTGCCGCTTGCTTGACTGCCGATGGCTTTGTGGTGAACTGCACCCCGAAGTATCAGGCTTTGTTTGGTAGCGATAGTTGTTTTGATGACTTTGTACACCCTGATGATGTTTATCAGGATGTGGAATTGAAACAGCAATTAGTCGCCGGAAACATCAACGAATTTCGCGTTGAGAAGCGATTAGTGGATCAAAGTGGTCAGGAGCATTGGTTCGAGGTTGAAACTTCACTGCTTCAAGCAGCAGCGGACAACGGGGAGCCTATTTTTGCGGTCATATTGACCGATATTACTGAGAATCGAAAAATTTACGATGCACTGCTCTGGAATGAAAAGCGATGGAGAGATTTAGTCAACCACAGCTTGCTGCTGTTTTTCCAGTGCGACATTGGCGCGAACCTGCTTTACTTTACGCCTAGAGTAGCACAGCTTCTAGGAATTAAAGCGAACGAGTGGATTGAACGATCCATTACCGATTTGATTCACCCTGACGACCTGGATGAGTTTGAGCAGTTTTTTATCTCAAATTTGAACGGCAATTCTTCTAGCTACATCTGCCGTTTCAGGACACAAGATGCGGGATGGGTGGAACTAAAGTTAAAAGCACAGGTTAATGACTCAGAATCAGGCATCATTCTCCATGCTCAAGACCTGAGCGTACAGTTTACTTTGGCAGGACAGCTTCAGTTTTATCGTTTCCAGTACAAAGCCCTGCTGACAGAGCTTTCCCAGATGATTTCGATCTAG
- a CDS encoding peptidylprolyl isomerase — protein MTPCVRIGSTVLSGEQLAMTLTQLRQMPAFVEQVLLSSYLREVKVTKQELHQYLTGRTDLPDDFDAFFANWLKSKKLTPEEFQATIYRSLLTEKLKYQLFQPQLESEFMRCKPLFDQVEFSRILVSQEKRAEEIFFELRDGEATFPKLASLYSEGEERHTQGWVGPLRLYQLPQAIARIAYQDPGEGQIYPPIQVGSAYWIVRIERFAPARFTGVIQEELRNRLFEEWLKRKAKALMNDPTQFEIYRTPAPASDDELKAETEVST, from the coding sequence ATGACTCCGTGTGTGCGAATCGGTTCAACCGTTCTCAGCGGAGAGCAGCTTGCTATGACCCTGACCCAGCTTCGGCAGATGCCTGCATTTGTTGAGCAGGTTTTGTTGAGCAGCTATCTCCGCGAAGTAAAAGTGACCAAACAAGAATTGCATCAATATCTCACGGGTCGAACGGATCTGCCCGACGATTTTGATGCGTTTTTTGCAAACTGGCTGAAATCGAAAAAGCTGACCCCGGAAGAGTTTCAAGCCACCATTTACCGATCGCTCCTCACCGAGAAGTTAAAATATCAGTTGTTTCAACCCCAACTCGAATCGGAGTTCATGCGCTGTAAACCCCTGTTTGATCAGGTTGAGTTTTCCCGCATTCTGGTTAGCCAGGAGAAACGAGCAGAAGAAATCTTCTTCGAGCTTCGAGATGGGGAAGCAACTTTCCCCAAACTGGCATCGCTGTATTCGGAAGGCGAGGAACGCCATACGCAGGGGTGGGTGGGTCCGCTCCGCCTGTACCAGCTTCCCCAAGCGATCGCTCGCATTGCTTATCAAGACCCCGGTGAAGGACAAATTTATCCCCCTATTCAAGTGGGTTCCGCTTACTGGATTGTCCGCATTGAGCGATTTGCTCCAGCACGGTTTACTGGGGTGATTCAGGAGGAACTTCGCAATCGGTTGTTTGAAGAATGGCTTAAGCGAAAAGCAAAAGCTCTGATGAACGATCCCACGCAGTTTGAGATTTATCGCACCCCCGCTCCAGCCTCAGACGATGAACTGAAAGCTGAAACGGAGGTTTCAACGTGA